One Clavibacter zhangzhiyongii genomic region harbors:
- the pyrR gene encoding bifunctional pyr operon transcriptional regulator/uracil phosphoribosyltransferase PyrR: MPQRTVLQPSDVTRALTRIAHEILESNRGPAGLLLLGIPTRGTVLAERIGRIIARLEPDAPADLVGSLDVTMYRDDLQRNPTRAPSPTRLPAGGVDGRTVVLVDDVLFSGRTVRAALDAIGDLGRPTAVRLAALVDRGHRELPIRADFVGKNLPSSLAERIFVRLEEIDGEDAVTIQGPDDAPSGADAGASA, from the coding sequence TTGCCTCAGCGCACCGTGCTGCAGCCCTCTGACGTCACCCGAGCGCTCACGCGCATCGCCCACGAGATCCTCGAGTCGAACCGCGGCCCCGCCGGCCTGCTGCTCCTCGGCATCCCGACCCGCGGCACCGTCCTCGCCGAGCGCATCGGCCGGATCATCGCCCGCCTCGAGCCCGACGCCCCCGCCGACCTGGTGGGCTCGCTCGACGTCACCATGTACCGCGACGACCTGCAGCGGAACCCGACGCGCGCGCCGTCGCCCACGCGGCTGCCCGCCGGCGGCGTCGACGGCCGCACGGTCGTGCTGGTGGACGACGTGCTCTTCTCCGGCCGCACCGTGCGCGCCGCCCTCGACGCCATCGGCGACCTCGGCCGGCCCACGGCCGTGCGCCTCGCGGCGCTCGTCGACCGCGGCCACCGCGAGCTCCCCATCCGGGCCGACTTCGTGGGCAAGAACCTGCCGTCGAGCCTGGCCGAGCGGATCTTCGTGCGGCTCGAGGAGATCGACGGCGAGGACGCCGTGACGATCCAGGGTCCCGACGACGCGCCGTCGGGCGCCGACGCGGGGGCGAGCGCGTGA
- the acs gene encoding acetate--CoA ligase → MTSPRTEQAVTAPDGTDARIEQDLFPPPAALAASANVTAEAFARADADPVAFWEEAARRLDWETPWRTAHTWIPPVADDGTPQVPAATWFAGGRLNVAANCVDRHVAAGRGGKVALHFEGEPGDRRIVTYRDLQDEVSRAANALIALGVGPGDRVVIYLPVLVETVVATLAVARIGAVHSLVFGGFSAEALRFRVEDTGAKLLITSDGQNRRGTAVATKPQADEAVAGVASVEHVLVVRRTGQDVPWTEGRDVWWHDAVGSASPVHAPEAFDAEHPLFIIYTSGTTGRPKGLVHTSGGYLAHASWAHWAHFDAQPDDVHWCTADLAWVTAHTYEIYGPLSNGLTQVIYEGTPDTPHRGRHLEIIERYGVTTYYTAPTLIRSLMSWHPDGVPGHDLSSIRLLGSVGEAINPAAWRWFHREIGDGRAPVVDTWWQSETGAAVIAPLPGVATLKPGAAGRALPGFRVAVVDEAGEETAPGEAGLLVIQRPWPGMARTVWGDPARYRSAYWERFADRGWFLAGDGARRDADGDVALQGRIDEVVNVSGHRLSTIEIESALVAHPRVAEAGVTGVADQLTGQRVVAFVVPPGDDRPTDDDAAGWHALAAELEPLLTAHVARAIGPVAKPRRVVVVPDVPKTRSGKIMRRLLADLVEGRPLGDATSLQDAAVLGRIRAVLDASAG, encoded by the coding sequence ATGACCTCCCCGCGCACCGAGCAGGCCGTGACCGCCCCCGACGGGACCGACGCCCGCATCGAGCAGGACCTCTTCCCGCCGCCCGCCGCGCTCGCCGCGTCCGCGAACGTCACGGCGGAGGCGTTCGCGCGGGCCGACGCGGATCCGGTGGCGTTCTGGGAGGAGGCCGCCCGCCGCCTCGACTGGGAGACGCCCTGGCGCACCGCGCACACGTGGATCCCGCCGGTCGCCGACGACGGCACGCCGCAGGTGCCGGCCGCCACCTGGTTCGCGGGCGGCCGCCTCAACGTCGCGGCGAACTGCGTCGACCGGCATGTCGCCGCGGGTCGCGGCGGGAAGGTCGCGCTGCACTTCGAGGGCGAGCCGGGCGACCGCCGCATCGTCACCTACCGCGACCTCCAGGATGAGGTGTCCCGCGCCGCGAACGCCCTCATCGCGCTCGGCGTCGGACCCGGCGACCGCGTCGTCATCTACCTGCCGGTGCTCGTCGAGACGGTCGTCGCGACGCTCGCCGTCGCCCGCATCGGCGCCGTCCACTCGCTCGTGTTCGGCGGGTTCTCCGCCGAGGCGCTGCGCTTCCGCGTCGAGGACACGGGCGCCAAGCTCCTCATCACGAGCGACGGGCAGAACCGGCGCGGCACCGCGGTCGCCACCAAGCCGCAGGCCGACGAGGCCGTCGCGGGCGTCGCCTCAGTCGAGCACGTGCTCGTGGTCCGCCGCACCGGGCAGGACGTGCCGTGGACGGAGGGACGCGACGTCTGGTGGCACGACGCCGTCGGATCCGCCTCGCCCGTGCACGCGCCCGAGGCCTTCGACGCCGAGCACCCGCTCTTCATCATCTACACGTCCGGCACCACCGGCCGCCCCAAGGGCCTCGTGCACACGTCCGGCGGGTACCTCGCGCACGCGTCGTGGGCGCACTGGGCGCACTTCGACGCCCAGCCCGACGACGTGCACTGGTGCACGGCCGACCTCGCCTGGGTCACCGCGCACACCTACGAGATCTACGGCCCGCTCTCCAACGGCCTCACGCAGGTGATCTACGAGGGCACGCCCGACACGCCCCACCGCGGACGGCACCTGGAGATCATCGAGCGGTACGGCGTGACCACCTACTACACGGCGCCCACGCTGATCCGCTCGCTCATGAGCTGGCACCCCGACGGGGTCCCCGGGCACGACCTGTCGAGCATCCGCCTGCTGGGGTCGGTGGGGGAGGCGATCAACCCGGCCGCGTGGCGCTGGTTCCACCGCGAGATCGGGGACGGGCGCGCGCCCGTCGTCGACACGTGGTGGCAGTCGGAGACGGGGGCTGCGGTCATCGCGCCGCTGCCGGGCGTCGCGACGCTGAAGCCCGGCGCCGCCGGCCGCGCGCTGCCCGGGTTCCGCGTGGCCGTCGTCGACGAGGCGGGGGAGGAGACGGCGCCGGGGGAGGCGGGGCTCCTCGTGATCCAGCGCCCCTGGCCCGGCATGGCCCGCACGGTGTGGGGTGACCCGGCCCGCTACCGCAGCGCCTACTGGGAGCGGTTCGCCGACCGCGGCTGGTTCCTCGCGGGCGACGGCGCCCGGCGCGACGCGGACGGCGACGTGGCGCTGCAGGGGCGGATCGACGAGGTCGTCAACGTGTCCGGCCACCGGCTGTCGACCATCGAGATCGAGTCGGCGCTCGTCGCGCACCCGCGGGTGGCCGAGGCGGGCGTGACGGGCGTCGCCGACCAGCTCACCGGCCAGCGGGTGGTCGCGTTCGTGGTGCCGCCCGGCGACGACCGGCCCACGGACGACGACGCGGCCGGCTGGCACGCGCTCGCCGCGGAGCTGGAGCCGCTCCTCACCGCGCACGTGGCCCGCGCGATCGGCCCGGTCGCGAAGCCCCGCCGCGTCGTCGTCGTGCCGGACGTGCCGAAGACGCGCTCGGGGAAGATCATGCGCCGTCTCCTCGCCGACCTCGTCGAGGGCCGCCCCCTCGGCGACGCCACGAGCCTGCAGGACGCGGCCGTGCTCGGCCGGATCCGCGCGGTGCTCGACGCGTCGGCCGGCTGA
- a CDS encoding ABC transporter permease, giving the protein MTALRPARGDLRGSVDAGAGSGAGSEAGSEAGSGADPVVPSADARVVRPAPGRTAGGALLRTAVGLVVPVLVVGLWAVVTATGAVPAHLLPAPLDVVRAGVPLAEQGILGQYVAISLQRVLLGFALGATVGLVLGAVVGLSRIGRLLLAPTAGAFRTVPSLAWVPLLLLWMGINEDSKVTLVAIGAMFPVYTTVAGALRHVDPHLVEVGRAFGLTRIPLLVTVQLPAVLPAVVSGLRLALAQSWLFLVAAELLAASMGLGFLLTESSANGRVDRVLLAIVLLAVLGAVTDAVVGLVERALVRRWG; this is encoded by the coding sequence ATGACCGCGCTCCGGCCCGCGCGGGGCGACCTGCGCGGATCCGTCGACGCCGGGGCCGGCTCCGGGGCCGGCTCCGAGGCCGGCTCCGAGGCCGGCTCCGGGGCCGATCCCGTCGTCCCGTCCGCCGACGCCCGCGTCGTGCGCCCCGCTCCGGGCCGCACGGCAGGCGGCGCGCTCCTCCGGACCGCGGTCGGACTCGTGGTCCCCGTCCTCGTCGTCGGCCTCTGGGCCGTCGTCACCGCGACGGGTGCCGTGCCCGCCCACCTGCTGCCCGCGCCGCTCGACGTGGTGCGCGCCGGGGTGCCGCTCGCCGAGCAGGGGATCCTCGGGCAGTACGTCGCCATCTCGCTCCAGCGCGTGCTCCTCGGCTTCGCGCTCGGCGCCACGGTCGGCCTCGTGCTCGGCGCCGTCGTCGGGCTCTCCCGCATCGGCCGTCTCCTCCTCGCGCCCACCGCGGGCGCGTTCCGCACCGTCCCGTCGCTCGCGTGGGTGCCGCTGCTGCTGCTCTGGATGGGGATCAACGAGGACTCCAAGGTCACGCTCGTCGCCATCGGCGCGATGTTCCCCGTCTACACGACGGTCGCCGGCGCGCTCCGGCACGTCGACCCGCACCTCGTGGAGGTGGGGCGCGCGTTCGGGCTGACGCGGATCCCGCTGCTGGTCACCGTGCAGCTCCCCGCCGTGCTGCCCGCCGTGGTCTCGGGACTCCGTCTCGCGCTCGCGCAGTCGTGGCTCTTCCTCGTGGCGGCCGAGCTGCTCGCGGCGTCCATGGGCCTCGGCTTCCTGCTCACGGAGTCGTCGGCGAACGGGCGGGTCGACCGGGTGCTCCTCGCGATCGTGCTGCTGGCGGTCCTCGGCGCCGTGACCGACGCCGTCGTGGGGCTCGTCGAGCGCGCGCTCGTGCGCCGCTGGGGCTGA
- a CDS encoding aliphatic sulfonate ABC transporter substrate-binding protein encodes MTRHLPRRSALPSLALASAAVLLLAGCAAGEGSSVAPAAETSADPAGWSADTLTVDWATYNPLSLIVKERGLLEERLGSDVQVDWVQSAGSNKANELLRAGAVDVGSTAGSAALLARANGSPIRTIDVYSQPEWTAIVVPQGSPITSVDQLRGADVAATKGTDPYFFLLQTLDEAGIPASDVTIQNLQHADGRAALENGSVDAWAGLDPLMAASQSEAGSTLLYRNVDFATYGVLNATESFLDASPDLAQAVVDAYEEARAWAVENPEETASILAAAAAIDPAVATTVIDRTNLGVDPVPGDAQRQVLERVGPILVDSGDVPDQGKVDTALDELFEPRYAEAADPAAGSAG; translated from the coding sequence GTGACCCGACACCTGCCCCGCCGATCCGCCCTCCCGTCCCTCGCGCTCGCGAGCGCCGCCGTGCTGCTCCTCGCCGGCTGCGCCGCGGGCGAGGGCTCGTCCGTCGCGCCCGCCGCCGAGACGTCCGCCGATCCCGCGGGCTGGAGCGCCGACACGCTCACCGTCGACTGGGCGACCTACAACCCGCTCAGCCTCATCGTGAAGGAGCGCGGCCTCCTCGAGGAGCGGCTCGGATCCGACGTGCAGGTCGACTGGGTGCAGAGCGCCGGGTCGAACAAGGCCAACGAGCTGCTGCGCGCGGGCGCCGTCGACGTGGGCTCCACCGCGGGATCCGCGGCGCTGCTCGCCCGCGCCAACGGCTCGCCCATCCGCACCATCGACGTGTACTCGCAGCCCGAGTGGACCGCGATCGTCGTGCCCCAGGGGTCGCCCATCACGAGCGTCGACCAGCTCCGCGGCGCCGACGTCGCGGCCACGAAGGGCACCGACCCGTACTTCTTCCTCCTGCAGACCCTGGACGAGGCGGGCATCCCCGCCTCCGACGTCACGATCCAGAACCTGCAGCACGCCGACGGGCGCGCCGCCCTCGAGAACGGCTCGGTCGACGCGTGGGCCGGGCTCGACCCGCTCATGGCCGCGAGCCAGTCGGAGGCCGGTTCGACGCTGCTGTACCGCAACGTCGACTTCGCGACCTACGGGGTCCTCAACGCCACCGAGTCGTTCCTCGACGCGTCGCCCGACCTCGCGCAGGCCGTCGTCGACGCGTACGAGGAGGCGCGCGCCTGGGCCGTCGAGAACCCGGAGGAGACCGCGTCGATCCTCGCCGCCGCCGCCGCGATCGACCCGGCCGTCGCGACCACCGTCATCGACCGCACGAACCTGGGCGTGGATCCCGTGCCCGGCGACGCGCAGCGCCAGGTCCTCGAGCGCGTCGGCCCGATCCTCGTGGACTCCGGCGACGTCCCCGACCAGGGGAAGGTGGACACGGCGCTCGACGAGCTGTTCGAGCCGCGGTATGCCGAGGCCGCGGATCCCGCCGCGGGGTCGGCCGGATGA
- a CDS encoding ABC transporter ATP-binding protein yields the protein MPATAASHRDPATTASAGPAPDPAPLTAGAVVLRGVGRSFPVAGARERRTVLRDVDLDLAAGDVVAVLGPSGCGKSTLLRQVSGLDRPDAGSLLIDGTPVRDVDQRSAVAFQEPRLLPWRTLRANVRLGLPRDVPRAEGDARVGDLLELTGLAEAADLRPRQVSGGMAQRASLARALARRPRVLVLDEPFGALDALTRLRMQDLLLDLHAAIPTTVLLVTHDVDEALHLADRVVLLGPDPAPGSAPGAIVRRVLEVPGSRPRDRGDATLAALRAELLEGLGVPGHRAG from the coding sequence ATGCCCGCCACCGCCGCCTCGCACCGCGACCCCGCGACGACCGCGTCTGCCGGTCCGGCACCGGATCCCGCGCCCCTCACCGCCGGCGCCGTCGTGCTCCGCGGGGTGGGCCGCTCCTTCCCGGTGGCCGGCGCCCGCGAGCGCCGGACGGTGCTCCGCGACGTGGACCTCGACCTCGCGGCCGGCGACGTCGTCGCCGTCCTCGGCCCCTCGGGCTGCGGGAAGTCGACCCTGCTGCGCCAGGTGAGCGGGCTCGACCGGCCCGACGCCGGATCGCTGCTGATCGACGGCACGCCCGTGCGGGACGTCGACCAGCGCTCCGCGGTCGCGTTCCAGGAGCCGCGCCTGCTGCCGTGGCGCACCCTCCGCGCGAACGTCCGGCTCGGCCTGCCCCGGGACGTGCCGCGGGCCGAGGGCGACGCCCGCGTAGGCGACCTCCTCGAGCTCACGGGCCTCGCCGAGGCGGCCGACCTCCGGCCCCGCCAGGTCTCCGGCGGCATGGCCCAGCGCGCCTCGCTCGCCCGCGCGCTCGCGCGGCGGCCCCGCGTCCTCGTGCTCGACGAGCCGTTCGGCGCGCTCGACGCCCTCACGCGCCTGCGCATGCAGGACCTGCTCCTCGACCTGCACGCCGCGATCCCGACCACCGTGCTGCTCGTCACGCACGACGTGGACGAGGCGCTGCACCTCGCCGACCGCGTGGTGCTGCTCGGGCCGGATCCCGCGCCCGGCAGCGCGCCCGGCGCCATCGTCCGCCGCGTGCTCGAGGTGCCCGGGTCGCGCCCGCGCGACCGCGGCGACGCGACCCTCGCCGCCCTCCGCGCCGAGCTGCTCGAGGGGCTCGGCGTGCCGGGCCACCGCGCCGGCTGA
- the nusB gene encoding transcription antitermination factor NusB: protein MSARTKARKRALDVLYVADIRGETIPATLAVEQQRAAAEPDRQASWQYAREIAEGVVEHQDEIDELIETYSVNWTLARMPAVDRAILRMGIWEILFNADVPDGVAISESVDLASSLSTDESASFVNGMLARIAATQA, encoded by the coding sequence GTGAGCGCACGCACCAAGGCGCGCAAGCGCGCCCTCGACGTCCTGTACGTCGCCGACATCCGCGGGGAGACGATCCCCGCGACCCTCGCGGTCGAGCAGCAGCGCGCCGCGGCCGAGCCCGACCGGCAGGCGTCGTGGCAGTACGCCCGCGAGATCGCCGAGGGCGTCGTGGAGCACCAGGACGAGATCGACGAGCTCATCGAGACGTACTCGGTGAACTGGACGCTCGCCCGCATGCCCGCGGTCGACCGCGCGATCCTGCGCATGGGCATCTGGGAGATCCTCTTCAACGCCGACGTGCCCGACGGCGTCGCCATCTCCGAGAGCGTCGACCTCGCGTCGTCGCTCTCGACGGACGAGTCGGCCTCGTTCGTGAACGGCATGCTCGCCCGGATCGCGGCGACGCAGGCCTGA
- the efp gene encoding elongation factor P, whose product MASTADIKNGIVLNMDGQLWTVIEFQHVKPGKGGAFVRTKVKNVMTGKVVDRTFNAGAKIETETVDRRDFQYLYADGENFVFMDTSDYDQITLSAAQVGDAKNFMLENQDVTVALHNGEGLYVELPASVVLTITYTEPGLQGDRSTGGTKPATVETGHQIQVPLFLEQGTRVKVDTRTGDYLGRVTD is encoded by the coding sequence ATGGCCTCTACCGCTGACATCAAGAACGGCATCGTCCTCAACATGGACGGCCAGCTGTGGACCGTCATCGAGTTCCAGCACGTGAAGCCGGGCAAGGGCGGCGCGTTCGTGCGCACCAAGGTCAAGAACGTGATGACCGGCAAGGTCGTCGACCGCACGTTCAACGCGGGCGCGAAGATCGAGACCGAGACGGTCGACCGCCGCGACTTCCAGTACCTCTACGCCGACGGCGAGAACTTCGTGTTCATGGACACGAGCGACTACGACCAGATCACGCTGTCCGCGGCGCAGGTCGGCGACGCGAAGAACTTCATGCTCGAGAACCAGGACGTGACCGTGGCGCTGCACAACGGCGAGGGGCTCTACGTCGAGCTGCCCGCGTCGGTCGTGCTCACCATCACGTACACGGAGCCGGGCCTGCAGGGCGACCGCTCGACGGGCGGCACCAAGCCCGCGACCGTCGAGACCGGGCACCAGATCCAGGTCCCGCTCTTCCTCGAGCAGGGCACGCGCGTCAAGGTGGACACCCGCACGGGCGACTACCTCGGCCGCGTCACCGACTGA
- a CDS encoding type II 3-dehydroquinate dehydratase: protein MSRVLVLNGPNLGRLGSREPDVYGTGSLEDLRRELVAFAPADVEIDLRQTDDEATLIGWLHEAVDTRTPVIMNPAAFTHYSYALRDAAALVTKAGILLLEVHLSNPHAREEFRHQSVISPVATGVIAGLGQGSYLLALAHVVTGTR from the coding sequence ATGTCACGCGTGCTCGTCCTCAACGGCCCCAACCTCGGACGGCTCGGCAGCCGCGAGCCCGACGTGTACGGCACGGGGTCGCTGGAGGACCTCCGCCGGGAGCTCGTCGCGTTCGCGCCGGCCGACGTCGAGATCGACCTCCGCCAGACCGACGACGAGGCGACCCTCATCGGCTGGCTGCACGAGGCCGTCGACACCCGGACGCCCGTGATCATGAACCCGGCGGCGTTCACGCACTACTCGTACGCGCTCCGCGACGCCGCGGCGCTCGTGACCAAGGCCGGGATCCTCCTGCTGGAGGTGCACCTCTCGAACCCGCACGCGCGCGAGGAGTTCCGGCACCAGAGCGTCATCTCGCCCGTCGCGACGGGCGTGATCGCCGGGCTGGGGCAGGGCTCGTACCTCCTCGCCCTCGCGCACGTGGTGACCGGCACCCGATAG
- a CDS encoding SDR family oxidoreductase, whose protein sequence is MTDPAHPDRPRPVALVTGVGRVSGIGAAIAEGLALDGWDVAFTYWSDYDARMPWGRQPEDPARVAEAVERAGGRAHGVEADLVDTAAAERILDAVEAGLGPITALVLSHAESVDSALLDTSVESLERHLAVNVRASLQLIQGFARRYRAVPGAGRIVALTSDHVVGNVPYGASKAALDRVVIAAARELEDVRITANLVDPGPTDTGWFTDEIRETLRETTPRGRLAEPRDAAALVCFLVSAEGGWINGQRIRSDGGQSVG, encoded by the coding sequence GTGACCGACCCCGCGCATCCCGACCGGCCCCGGCCCGTCGCGCTCGTCACGGGCGTCGGCCGCGTCTCCGGCATCGGCGCCGCCATCGCGGAGGGCCTGGCGCTCGACGGCTGGGACGTCGCCTTCACCTACTGGTCCGACTACGACGCCCGGATGCCCTGGGGCCGGCAGCCCGAGGACCCCGCGCGCGTCGCCGAGGCCGTCGAGCGGGCGGGCGGCCGGGCGCACGGCGTCGAGGCCGACCTCGTGGACACGGCCGCGGCCGAGCGGATCCTCGACGCGGTCGAGGCGGGGCTCGGCCCGATCACGGCGCTCGTCCTCTCGCACGCCGAGTCGGTCGACAGCGCGCTCCTCGACACCAGCGTCGAGAGCCTCGAGCGGCACCTGGCCGTCAACGTGCGGGCGTCGCTCCAGCTCATCCAGGGGTTCGCGCGCCGGTACCGCGCGGTGCCCGGCGCCGGCCGCATCGTCGCGCTCACGAGCGACCACGTCGTCGGCAACGTGCCCTACGGCGCGAGCAAGGCCGCGCTCGACCGCGTCGTCATCGCCGCCGCGCGCGAGCTGGAGGACGTGCGCATCACGGCGAACCTCGTGGACCCCGGGCCCACCGACACGGGCTGGTTCACGGACGAGATCCGCGAGACCCTGCGGGAGACCACGCCCCGCGGCCGCCTCGCCGAGCCCCGCGACGCCGCGGCGCTCGTGTGCTTCCTCGTCTCGGCCGAGGGCGGCTGGATCAACGGCCAGCGCATCCGCTCGGACGGCGGCCAGAGCGTCGGCTGA
- the aroB gene encoding 3-dehydroquinate synthase, which translates to MTDAHPTDTDTDTDTAAPAPDAGEPAVAEPDAPTVIRVSGTSGYDVTVGRGLIQGVGGLLGPRVRKVLIVHAPALAEEASRLRERLQGDVEVYLAEVPDAEGAKRVEVAAFCWKIMGTTDFTRSDAVITLGGGATTDLGGFVAATWLRGVMLIQVPTTVLAMVDAAVGGKTGINTSEGKNLVGAFYAPTAVVVDLDLLATLPREEIVTGFAEIVKAGFIAVPEILDVIERDVARVTDTTSPEFRHVVELAIAMKAEVVGEDFTENGRREILNYGHTLGHAIEHAERYRWRHGAAVAVGMVFAAELSRLTRSLSDEAVDRHRRILDSLDLPTSYPVGRWPTLVASMKRDKKARGDMMRFIVLDGVGRASVLNGPEEALLFAAYQEIGS; encoded by the coding sequence ATGACCGACGCACACCCCACCGACACCGACACCGACACCGACACCGCCGCCCCCGCACCCGACGCCGGGGAGCCGGCGGTCGCCGAGCCCGACGCGCCCACCGTGATCCGCGTCTCCGGCACGTCCGGATACGACGTCACCGTCGGCCGCGGCCTGATCCAGGGCGTCGGCGGCCTGCTCGGCCCGCGCGTCCGCAAGGTGCTCATCGTGCACGCGCCGGCCCTCGCCGAGGAGGCGTCGCGCCTCCGCGAGCGCCTGCAGGGCGACGTCGAGGTGTACCTCGCCGAGGTGCCCGACGCCGAGGGCGCCAAGCGCGTCGAGGTCGCCGCCTTCTGCTGGAAGATCATGGGCACCACCGACTTCACCCGCTCCGACGCCGTCATCACGCTCGGCGGCGGCGCCACGACCGACCTCGGCGGCTTCGTCGCGGCGACGTGGCTGCGCGGCGTCATGCTCATCCAGGTCCCCACGACCGTGCTCGCGATGGTCGACGCGGCCGTCGGCGGCAAGACGGGCATCAACACCTCCGAGGGCAAGAACCTCGTCGGCGCCTTCTACGCGCCGACCGCGGTGGTGGTCGACCTCGACCTGCTCGCGACGCTGCCGCGGGAGGAGATCGTCACGGGCTTCGCCGAGATCGTGAAGGCCGGGTTCATCGCCGTGCCGGAGATCCTCGACGTCATCGAGCGCGACGTGGCGCGGGTCACCGACACCACGAGCCCCGAGTTCCGCCACGTGGTGGAGCTCGCGATCGCCATGAAGGCCGAGGTCGTGGGGGAGGACTTCACCGAGAATGGCCGTCGCGAGATCCTCAACTACGGCCACACGCTCGGCCACGCCATCGAGCACGCGGAGCGCTACCGCTGGCGGCACGGCGCGGCCGTCGCGGTGGGCATGGTCTTCGCCGCGGAGCTGTCGCGCCTCACCCGCTCGCTCTCGGACGAGGCGGTCGACCGGCACCGGCGGATCCTCGACTCGCTCGACCTGCCCACCAGCTACCCCGTCGGCCGCTGGCCCACGCTGGTCGCGAGCATGAAGCGCGACAAGAAGGCGCGCGGCGACATGATGCGGTTCATCGTGCTCGACGGCGTCGGCCGCGCGAGCGTGCTCAACGGCCCGGAGGAGGCGCTGCTGTTCGCCGCGTACCAGGAGATCGGCTCGTGA
- a CDS encoding shikimate kinase, which yields MPVVLIGPPGAGKTTVGRRVARALGEPFTDTDRAVVAAHGSIADIFREHGEPRFRELERAAVVAALAEGGVVSLGGGAVLDPATRADLAASAVVLLTVSEDAVRSRIRGDDRPLVDGLDSWRRLVADREELYRSLADLTIDTSDRPLPRIAREIERFARERQP from the coding sequence GTGCCGGTCGTCCTGATCGGCCCGCCCGGCGCGGGCAAGACCACGGTCGGCCGTCGCGTCGCCCGCGCGCTGGGCGAGCCGTTCACGGACACCGACCGCGCGGTCGTGGCGGCCCACGGGTCCATCGCCGACATCTTCCGCGAGCACGGCGAACCGCGCTTCCGCGAGCTGGAGCGCGCCGCCGTCGTCGCGGCCCTCGCGGAGGGCGGCGTCGTGTCGCTCGGCGGGGGCGCCGTGCTCGACCCGGCCACGCGCGCCGACCTCGCGGCGTCGGCCGTCGTGCTGCTCACCGTGAGCGAGGACGCCGTCCGGTCGCGCATCCGCGGCGACGACCGCCCGCTCGTCGACGGCCTCGACAGCTGGCGCCGCCTCGTCGCCGACCGCGAGGAGCTGTACCGCTCGCTCGCCGACCTGACCATCGACACCTCCGACCGCCCGCTCCCGCGCATCGCCCGCGAGATCGAGCGCTTCGCCCGGGAGAGGCAGCCATGA
- the aroC gene encoding chorismate synthase, with protein MLRWLTAGESHGPELIAVLEGLPAGVPVSLDGIRADLARRKLGYGRGARMGFEQDELSLSTGVVHGRTLGSPIAVRIGNTEWPKWVDVMSPEPVDPAKLQGARAAALTRPRPGHADLVGMQKYDFDEARPVLERASARETAARVALGAVARAFLAELGITLVSHTLSIGPVRVPEGAPLPTPADVDALDADPLRCFHAETSARMVAEVDDTKASGDTVGGVVEVLAYDLPPGLGSHVHWDRRLDSKLAAALMGIQAIKGVEVGDGFLTTTRRGSEAHDELFSTAAGIGRSTDRAGGTEGGMSTGTVLRVRAGMKPIATVPRALRTVDTATGGAAPANHQRSDVCAVPAAGVVAEAMVALTLADAVLEKFGGDSVGETLRNLRGYLAAIPEGRRSGADLVDEADAAPPAPPEA; from the coding sequence ATGCTGCGTTGGCTCACCGCCGGGGAATCCCACGGCCCCGAACTCATCGCCGTCCTGGAGGGCCTGCCCGCGGGCGTGCCCGTCAGCCTCGACGGCATCCGCGCCGACCTCGCCCGTCGCAAGCTCGGCTACGGCCGCGGCGCGCGCATGGGCTTCGAGCAGGACGAGCTGAGCCTCTCCACGGGCGTGGTGCACGGGCGGACGCTCGGCAGCCCGATCGCCGTGCGCATCGGCAACACCGAGTGGCCCAAGTGGGTCGACGTCATGAGCCCGGAGCCCGTGGATCCCGCGAAGCTCCAGGGCGCGCGCGCCGCCGCCCTCACCCGCCCGCGCCCCGGCCACGCCGACCTCGTGGGCATGCAGAAGTACGACTTCGACGAGGCCCGTCCCGTGCTCGAGCGCGCGAGCGCCCGCGAGACCGCCGCCCGCGTGGCGCTCGGCGCCGTGGCGCGTGCGTTCCTCGCCGAGCTCGGCATCACGCTCGTCAGCCACACCCTCTCCATCGGCCCCGTGCGCGTGCCCGAGGGCGCGCCGCTGCCGACGCCGGCCGACGTCGACGCGCTCGACGCGGATCCGCTGCGGTGCTTCCACGCCGAGACGAGCGCCCGCATGGTCGCCGAGGTCGACGACACGAAGGCGAGCGGCGACACGGTCGGCGGCGTCGTCGAGGTCCTCGCCTACGACCTCCCGCCGGGCCTCGGCTCGCACGTGCACTGGGACCGCCGGCTCGACTCGAAGCTCGCGGCCGCGCTCATGGGCATCCAGGCCATCAAGGGCGTGGAGGTCGGCGACGGCTTCCTCACGACCACGCGCCGCGGATCCGAGGCCCACGACGAGCTGTTCTCCACGGCGGCGGGCATCGGCCGCTCCACCGACCGCGCCGGCGGCACCGAGGGCGGCATGAGCACGGGCACGGTCCTCCGCGTCCGCGCCGGCATGAAGCCCATCGCGACCGTCCCGCGCGCGCTCCGCACCGTCGACACCGCGACGGGCGGCGCCGCCCCCGCCAACCACCAGCGCTCGGACGTGTGCGCCGTGCCCGCCGCGGGCGTCGTCGCCGAGGCCATGGTCGCGCTCACCCTCGCCGACGCCGTGCTCGAGAAGTTCGGCGGCGACTCCGTGGGCGAGACGCTCCGCAACCTCCGCGGCTACCTCGCCGCTATCCCCGAGGGCCGCCGCTCCGGCGCCGACCTCGTCGACGAGGCGGACGCCGCGCCGCCCGCCCCGCCCGAGGCCTGA